The Phaeobacter gallaeciensis DSM 26640 genomic sequence CGTTGCGGTCAAAATCAATGCGCAGGTGCTGCGGGCGGAACACGATATCCACTGCCGTGCCATCCGGTACGCCCGGTGCCAGAAACTGGCCAAAGGGGGTTTCGGCAAGCGCTCCGTTCACCTCCGCCTGCAGAACGTTGGTATCACTGAAAAAACCAACCGCCGCGCGATCCACCGGCCGGGTGTAGACGTTATAAGGCGCGCCCTGCTGCACGATCTTGCCAGAACGCATCAAAGCGATCTCATCAGCCATCCGCATTGCCTCTTCCGGCTCATGCGTGACCAGCAGGACGGCTGCGTCCTCTTCTTTCAGCAGTGTCAGGGTCTCATCACGAATGCCGTCGCGCAGGCGATTATCGAGCCCGGAAAACGGCTCATCCATCAGCATGATCCGGGGGCGTGGCGCCAGCGCGCGGGCCAAAGCCACGCGCTGCTGTTCACCGCCGGACAGTTGGTGGGGGAATTCGTCGATATATTGCGCGAGCGAGACCTTTTGCAGCAATTCTTCAACGCGGGCGCGTTTCTCGTCTTTGCTGCCCTTCAGCCCGAAGGCAACATTGTCGGCCACGCTCAGATGCGGAAACAGGGCAAAGTCCTGAAACATCAGCCCGATTTCACGGCGTTCTGGCGGCACACGAAACACGGTGTCGCAGATCAGCTTGCCATCGACGTAGATTTCGCCGCTGTCCTGCATCTCCACCCCGGCGATCATCCGCAACGTTGTGGATTTGCCGCATCCCGACGGGCCAAGCAGACAGGTCACCTGCCCGGCCTGGATCTGCAAGGACACATCATCCACCACCGCACGCCCGTCGAAGAATCGCCGCAGATTGCGGATTTCGAGACGCGGCGCAGGCGCCGAGACGCTATCGGTGCCAAGCATCGGATCAGGGGGGGCAGATGTCATGCGACCTCGTTCTTCGTGTCCGACCTAAATGATCGGGATTGGCCTGCAGATATCAACGCCAATGTCTCCATGCAAGGGAGCGCACCAGAGCGCGACATCAAGGGTTGTCAGTGGCAGCATGATCACTGCGGTGGCAACAAAACAAAACTCAACTCAGCGCGCACGCGCCCGTTGACCAGCAGCTCAAGCCGATGGGTTCCCGGCACCAGAGTAAAGGTGCTCGCCCCGGCTTTCAGCGGATGGCGTTTGCTGAGACGCGTGCTACCGCCGTTCAGGACAGTTTGTTTCAGCTTAAAGACCTTGGCCGACACCTTGCCGCCGGGGCGTTGAAAATGCAGGCGATAGTCCACCAGCACCGGGGCGTCCGCTGCTCCATCCAGCTGGCACTCGAACTGCAGGGCGCCGCCAATATGCACAGGATCGTCGCGCAGTGTGATCGTCGCGGCGAGAGGCATGTCCGGGTCATACCCCAGCATCTCCATCGCGCCGCTGTGCCCGGCCTTCACCAACCCACGCAGTGCATGGGAGGTCATCCAGACCAGCTCCTTGCGGCGCTGCTGGCCTGCCGCCTGCCAGCTGCGCAGCCGATCCAGGACCAGCTCCGGATCCTTTTTTGAGATGTCGTTGAGGTGATTGGCCACTGAACGTGTCACATAGCGGGTCGGGTCAGCGTGGAGCTGATCCAGCAAGGGCAAGGGCTGCGCCAATGCGAGGGGAACCGACTGGCCCCAGGGCAGCCTTGGCCGGGTGCCTTCGCTGACCAGCCGCCGAACGTGATAGTTGTCACTTGTCGCCCACCCCTGCATCGCGGCCAATGTCTGATCGGTCCAGCGGGTCAGAAACGGGCGAATGGCCCATTCCATCGAAAACCGCTGGGTGATTTCGGACAGGAGGTCCAGCGACAGTTCCGGGGCCGCCTCCAGCCCGCGCAGTACCGCGAATTCTCCCAAGGGTGCAAAGATGAAGTCGCCGAAGTCATCATCCGACAGGCTGGGGTCCAGAGGCGGCGGCAGCGCCCGTCGTAGAACGGGTGCGGCGGCCTCCAGATCCGCAGGCAGATGGCGGGCCAGCACCTCTGCGATCAAGGTAATGCGCTCCTTCAGCTCCAGATCCGGCAGCTGAGCCATCACCTCAGCCTCAAACGCCGCAGCATCAAATCCGGGGTCCGCCGCCGCGAAAAGGCCCGCAAGGTAGCGGGTCTTCTCCTGATTAAACAGTTGATCCTTAAGCGAGAACCCGGATGCCATCTGCCCGCCCCGTTAAATGGTCATATTGGTGGCGCCACCATCCAGCAGGATGTTCTGACCGATGATGAAACCCGCGTGCTGCGAACAGAGGAAGGCGCAGGTGGCCCCGAACTCCTGCCGCGTGCCATAGCGACCGGCGGGAATGCTGGCGGCGCGCTGCTCGGCAGCCTGCTCAAGGGAAATCCCCTGTTGCTGGGCAACGCCGGTGTCCAATGACACCGCCCGATCCGTGGCGTGGATGCCGGGCAGCAGGTTGTTGATGGTCACGCCTTTCGCGGCAACCTGACGGGAGGTGCCTGCCACATAGCCAGTCAGCCCGGTGCGCGCCGCATTCGAAAGGCCCAGAACCGGGATTGGCGCCTTCACCGATTGTGACGTGATGTTGACCACCCGCCCCCAGCCCCGTTCCATCATTCCCGGCACCAGCGCCTTGATCAGCACAATCGGGGTCA encodes the following:
- a CDS encoding ABC transporter ATP-binding protein; protein product: MTSAPPDPMLGTDSVSAPAPRLEIRNLRRFFDGRAVVDDVSLQIQAGQVTCLLGPSGCGKSTTLRMIAGVEMQDSGEIYVDGKLICDTVFRVPPERREIGLMFQDFALFPHLSVADNVAFGLKGSKDEKRARVEELLQKVSLAQYIDEFPHQLSGGEQQRVALARALAPRPRIMLMDEPFSGLDNRLRDGIRDETLTLLKEEDAAVLLVTHEPEEAMRMADEIALMRSGKIVQQGAPYNVYTRPVDRAAVGFFSDTNVLQAEVNGALAETPFGQFLAPGVPDGTAVDIVFRPQHLRIDFDRNGRGPHPTPSDGVAARGVVKRARFLGHESLVEFRMDFDGSVLKATVPNVFLPDAGRVMWLTVRRNRCFVFPTGG
- a CDS encoding DNA alkylation repair enzyme produces the protein MASGFSLKDQLFNQEKTRYLAGLFAAADPGFDAAAFEAEVMAQLPDLELKERITLIAEVLARHLPADLEAAAPVLRRALPPPLDPSLSDDDFGDFIFAPLGEFAVLRGLEAAPELSLDLLSEITQRFSMEWAIRPFLTRWTDQTLAAMQGWATSDNYHVRRLVSEGTRPRLPWGQSVPLALAQPLPLLDQLHADPTRYVTRSVANHLNDISKKDPELVLDRLRSWQAAGQQRRKELVWMTSHALRGLVKAGHSGAMEMLGYDPDMPLAATITLRDDPVHIGGALQFECQLDGAADAPVLVDYRLHFQRPGGKVSAKVFKLKQTVLNGGSTRLSKRHPLKAGASTFTLVPGTHRLELLVNGRVRAELSFVLLPPQ
- a CDS encoding SDR family oxidoreductase, giving the protein MDLGLAGKRALVCASSKGLGLGCAEALAEAGVDLVMNARGAEALLASAQSIRDACGVNVETIAADVTTEEGQAKVVAAAEGVDILVTNAGGPPPGLWSDWEREDFIKALDANMLTPIVLIKALVPGMMERGWGRVVNITSQSVKAPIPVLGLSNAARTGLTGYVAGTSRQVAAKGVTINNLLPGIHATDRAVSLDTGVAQQQGISLEQAAEQRAASIPAGRYGTRQEFGATCAFLCSQHAGFIIGQNILLDGGATNMTI